One segment of Nostoc piscinale CENA21 DNA contains the following:
- a CDS encoding glycosyltransferase family 2 protein: MKPLVSILIPCYNAEPWLAETLESTLQQTWKNIEIILVDDGSIDGSLTVAKKFETRGVKVISQTNRGASAARNRAIQEAKGDFIQYLDADDLLAPDKIELQMQLLNCDRNSDYIASGAWARFYKTPSEALFKPQPLWTDMSPVEWLICAWEGNWMMHPAAWLIPRKIFEATGFWNESLSLNDDGEYFCRALLASKGVKFCADAKTYYRSGLQNSLSKATSRDSWDSAVKALLLCLNYLLTVEDSFRTRHACATLLQRNIYSIYPDVPDLLQIVESQVKMLGGSDLKLDSGPLIKLIENIFGWKLARRLQKFRRIYLPQLQIK; encoded by the coding sequence ATGAAACCTTTGGTTTCTATACTTATACCCTGCTATAATGCTGAACCTTGGTTAGCAGAAACATTAGAATCTACTCTACAGCAAACTTGGAAAAATATAGAAATAATCTTAGTAGATGATGGCTCAATTGATGGCAGTTTAACAGTTGCCAAGAAATTTGAGACAAGGGGTGTGAAAGTTATCAGTCAAACTAATCGGGGAGCAAGTGCAGCTAGAAATCGAGCGATTCAAGAGGCGAAAGGAGACTTTATTCAATATCTAGATGCTGATGATTTGTTGGCACCTGACAAGATAGAACTTCAAATGCAACTTTTAAATTGCGATCGCAATTCTGATTACATTGCATCAGGCGCATGGGCAAGATTTTACAAAACACCATCAGAAGCATTATTTAAGCCTCAACCTCTTTGGACAGATATGTCACCTGTTGAATGGCTGATTTGCGCTTGGGAAGGCAATTGGATGATGCACCCTGCTGCTTGGTTAATTCCCCGTAAAATCTTTGAAGCAACAGGTTTTTGGAACGAAAGCTTATCCTTAAATGATGATGGAGAATATTTTTGTAGGGCATTATTAGCTAGTAAAGGAGTAAAGTTCTGTGCAGATGCTAAAACTTATTATCGCTCTGGTCTTCAAAATAGTTTAAGTAAAGCTACATCTAGAGATTCTTGGGACTCAGCTGTTAAAGCATTACTACTATGTTTAAATTATCTACTTACAGTAGAGGATAGTTTTCGTACTCGTCATGCTTGTGCCACACTCTTACAACGTAATATATATAGTATTTACCCAGACGTTCCAGACTTATTACAAATAGTTGAATCTCAAGTAAAAATGCTTGGAGGATCTGACCTGAAACTTGATTCTGGCCCTTTAATAAAACTTATAGAAAATATTTTTGGTTGGAAATTAGCAAGAAGACTTCAGAAGTTTAGACGTATTTATTTGCCGCAGTTGCAAATAAAATAA
- a CDS encoding glycosyltransferase family A protein — MYYDLSIIIPAYNRTEMLKYTLQSIKNAIHNLNVEVIIVDDGSKEPLSEQLQGFLNLPIRFIRQINQGSIVARNRGLKEAEGKYVLFLDSDDLVHPDKLTLQISALEASQADVSYTDEATVKLKGEYSNLAFQPKRILRHVNHSAEFYLAVQPIPSNPIYRRSYLVQYLSNPLVPENRIFDPVGDVWIYYNLAAYDAKITKINGHYSIAGEHEQERYTDHWENLGVASLAVMMSFMKNCPSSDLTHEARRLVGECAFISWRKLPKNFNSAFEHKMMEIWQKAPKGSLNHLGGRFFQTLAKLIGAKNAAFVLRHIQRPDYSQIQTVSFEDLKEMVAILHSI, encoded by the coding sequence ATGTATTACGATTTGTCTATAATTATTCCTGCCTACAATCGTACTGAAATGCTGAAGTATACTCTTCAGAGTATAAAGAACGCAATTCATAATTTAAATGTAGAAGTAATTATTGTTGATGATGGTTCAAAAGAACCTTTATCAGAGCAACTGCAAGGGTTTTTGAATTTGCCTATTCGCTTTATTCGACAAATAAATCAAGGTTCAATTGTTGCTAGAAATCGAGGACTCAAAGAAGCAGAGGGTAAATATGTTTTATTTCTTGATTCAGATGATTTAGTTCATCCAGATAAACTGACTTTACAAATCTCTGCTTTAGAAGCATCCCAAGCAGATGTTTCTTATACTGACGAGGCAACTGTCAAGCTTAAGGGGGAATACAGTAATTTAGCCTTCCAACCAAAACGTATTCTTCGCCATGTTAATCACTCAGCAGAGTTTTATTTGGCGGTGCAACCAATTCCTAGTAATCCAATATACAGAAGAAGTTACTTGGTGCAATACTTGAGTAATCCATTAGTTCCGGAGAATCGGATATTTGATCCAGTAGGAGATGTTTGGATTTATTATAATTTGGCAGCTTATGATGCCAAAATAACTAAAATTAATGGTCACTATAGTATTGCAGGTGAACATGAACAAGAAAGGTATACTGATCACTGGGAAAATTTGGGAGTAGCATCCCTGGCAGTAATGATGTCATTTATGAAAAACTGTCCATCTAGTGATTTAACACATGAAGCTCGTAGACTTGTAGGAGAGTGCGCTTTTATTTCTTGGCGCAAATTGCCGAAAAATTTTAATTCAGCATTTGAACATAAAATGATGGAAATTTGGCAAAAAGCACCTAAAGGAAGTTTGAATCACTTGGGAGGAAGATTTTTTCAAACTCTCGCAAAACTAATTGGGGCGAAAAATGCAGCTTTCGTTCTTCGACATATACAAAGACCTGATTATTCTCAAATACAAACAGTAAGTTTTGAAGACTTAAAAGAAATGGTAGCTATTCTTCATAGCATTTAA
- a CDS encoding glycosyltransferase gives MNPLISVIIPTHNPNDKRLNKTLIALKNQTLLQENWELIVIDNLTPDPSYIPSFDFSWHNFAKIIREERLGLTRARIAGINASRGNYLVFVDDDNVLDVNYLSNVIAIFQNHHHLGAIGGKSLPEFEVEPEHWIKDFWVCLALRDLGDEVQVYSFDELSSKEKQHPLFAPIGAGMALQRQAAQFYVDSIAENVNRLSLDRTGKSLQSGGDCDINLTLLEAGWAVGYFPQLQLNHLISSNRLTKDYLARLNRASSRSWVQVLDAHNIHPWQKIPSWSVIPRQIKAFFSYQPWKSPANYINWQGACGMFEGLGELLTNKSTNL, from the coding sequence ATGAATCCTTTGATTTCAGTTATTATTCCTACTCATAATCCTAATGACAAGCGGTTAAACAAAACGCTTATTGCTCTAAAGAACCAGACTCTTTTACAAGAAAATTGGGAACTAATAGTTATAGATAATTTAACGCCTGATCCCAGTTATATTCCTAGCTTTGATTTCTCTTGGCACAATTTTGCAAAAATTATTAGAGAAGAACGCTTAGGGTTAACACGAGCAAGAATAGCAGGAATTAATGCCAGTCGAGGCAATTATTTAGTATTTGTAGATGATGATAACGTCCTTGATGTAAATTATCTAAGTAATGTAATTGCAATTTTCCAAAATCATCACCATTTGGGAGCTATTGGTGGAAAATCTCTCCCAGAGTTTGAAGTTGAACCTGAGCATTGGATAAAAGATTTTTGGGTTTGTTTAGCACTTCGTGATTTAGGTGATGAGGTTCAAGTTTACTCTTTTGATGAACTATCTAGTAAAGAAAAACAACACCCATTATTTGCTCCCATTGGAGCAGGAATGGCACTACAACGTCAAGCCGCACAATTTTACGTTGATAGTATTGCTGAAAATGTCAATCGGCTATCTTTAGATAGAACAGGTAAGAGTTTACAATCTGGGGGTGATTGCGACATTAACTTAACACTTTTAGAAGCTGGTTGGGCAGTTGGTTACTTTCCTCAACTGCAACTAAATCACCTAATCTCGTCAAATCGTTTAACCAAAGATTATCTTGCTCGTCTGAACCGTGCTTCATCACGTTCCTGGGTTCAAGTTTTAGATGCTCATAACATTCATCCTTGGCAGAAAATACCCAGTTGGAGTGTTATTCCCAGACAGATAAAGGCATTTTTTAGTTATCAACCTTGGAAAAGTCCTGCTAATTACATCAATTGGCAGGGTGCTTGTGGAATGTTTGAGGGACTAGGAGAATTATTAACTAATAAAAGTACCAACCTTTGA
- a CDS encoding acyltransferase produces the protein MIISINNALKLLDQNIRLLYLRGLGIEIDFSCLISSNIVINLGYSQGHKGNIKISSKTQINHGVTLDAWGGSITIDENVFIGPYTVIYGHGGVKIGKDTLIAMHCRILSSNHTIPDRNSRIRSKPDVLLPVNIGEDVWLGAGVTILGGVTVGDGCVVGAGAVVTKDLPPYSIAVGVPAKVVKTRL, from the coding sequence ATGATTATTAGCATAAATAATGCGTTAAAATTACTTGACCAAAACATTAGATTGCTTTATTTAAGAGGCTTGGGTATTGAGATTGATTTTTCCTGCTTAATTAGCAGTAATATAGTTATAAATTTAGGTTATTCACAAGGTCATAAGGGAAATATAAAAATTAGTTCAAAAACACAGATAAATCACGGAGTTACTTTGGATGCTTGGGGAGGTTCAATAACTATTGATGAGAATGTATTTATAGGTCCTTACACAGTAATATATGGACATGGGGGGGTCAAAATTGGCAAAGATACTTTGATTGCTATGCACTGCCGAATATTATCTTCAAATCATACAATTCCTGATAGAAATAGCCGCATTAGATCAAAACCAGATGTTTTATTACCAGTAAATATCGGAGAAGATGTATGGCTTGGTGCGGGGGTTACTATTTTAGGAGGTGTTACTGTTGGAGATGGTTGTGTTGTTGGTGCTGGTGCAGTTGTAACTAAAGATTTACCACCTTACTCAATAGCAGTTGGTGTTCCTGCAAAAGTAGTGAAAACTCGTTTATGA
- a CDS encoding ABC transporter ATP-binding protein — protein MSDTIITVENLGKKYIIGHQQQEKYTALRDVIANGAKGLFKSFQNRKFQSSNYHEEFWALKDVSFEIKQGDRVGIIGRNGAGKSTLLKILSRITEPTQGNIKIKGRVASLLEVGTGFHPELTGRENIYLNGAILGMSKAEIKQKFDEIVAFAEVEKFLDTPVKRYSSGMYVRLAFAVAAHLEPEILIVDEVLAVGDAKFQQKCLGKMQEVSTEGRTLIFVSHNNSAIANLCERGIFLEKGSIKADTNSTHALNLYTSELNQLRFIGQENTQYPSIWKVEIDQSALEKGDLDVLVYFTSPWPLNPPLVGIVVYNIHGTPLFGTNTWLDPEFQPQSLSSGIATMMIKNLPLHSGSYKLSVWLGEKNQNYDSKQDAVAFDFISLSSLPQGLSPDFIGPFNVNGKWRLTQYK, from the coding sequence ATGTCTGACACTATAATTACAGTAGAAAACCTGGGTAAAAAATATATTATTGGACACCAACAGCAGGAAAAGTATACTGCTTTACGAGATGTTATAGCCAATGGTGCTAAGGGTTTATTTAAGTCTTTCCAAAATAGAAAATTTCAATCCTCAAACTATCATGAAGAGTTTTGGGCGCTAAAGGATGTTTCATTTGAAATTAAGCAAGGTGATAGAGTAGGCATTATTGGACGCAATGGCGCAGGTAAATCTACACTGTTGAAAATTCTCAGTCGTATTACTGAACCAACACAAGGAAACATCAAAATTAAAGGCAGAGTTGCTAGTTTATTGGAGGTAGGTACAGGCTTTCACCCAGAATTGACTGGTAGAGAAAATATCTACCTCAATGGTGCAATTTTAGGGATGAGTAAGGCAGAGATTAAGCAAAAGTTTGATGAAATTGTAGCTTTTGCAGAGGTAGAAAAGTTCTTAGACACCCCAGTAAAACGATATTCATCAGGTATGTATGTAAGGTTGGCGTTTGCCGTAGCCGCGCATTTAGAACCAGAGATATTAATTGTGGATGAAGTTTTAGCCGTGGGTGATGCTAAATTTCAGCAGAAATGTCTAGGCAAGATGCAAGAAGTTAGCACTGAAGGACGAACCCTGATATTTGTCAGCCATAATAACAGTGCTATAGCTAATCTTTGTGAGCGTGGAATTTTTTTAGAGAAAGGTAGTATAAAAGCAGACACAAATAGCACTCATGCTCTTAATCTTTATACTAGCGAATTAAACCAGTTAAGATTTATTGGTCAAGAAAATACACAATATCCAAGCATTTGGAAAGTAGAAATTGATCAAAGTGCATTAGAAAAAGGTGATCTAGATGTTCTTGTTTATTTTACTTCTCCTTGGCCACTTAATCCACCTTTAGTTGGAATTGTTGTTTACAACATTCATGGTACACCTTTGTTTGGGACAAATACTTGGTTAGATCCAGAATTCCAACCACAAAGCCTATCTTCTGGAATCGCTACTATGATGATTAAAAATCTACCTTTACATTCTGGAAGCTACAAACTTTCTGTTTGGCTCGGAGAAAAAAATCAGAACTATGATTCCAAACAAGATGCAGTAGCATTTGATTTTATATCTCTAAGTTCTCTACCTCAAGGTCTTTCTCCAGATTTTATTGGCCCCTTTAATGTGAATGGTAAATGGAGATTAACACAGTACAAATAA
- a CDS encoding ABC transporter permease, with protein sequence MSNTKIVAKQELVIEAGRTEQQYWKDIWRYRELFYFLAWRDILVRYKQTAIGIAWALIRPFLTMVVFSVVFGQLAKLPSQGAPYPILVFSAMLPWQFFANSLSECSNSLIGNANLISKVYFPRLIVPTSAVVVSFVDFMVSGIILLGLMAWYNFVPTWRIVTLPFFIAIAFAASMGAGLWLASLNVKYRDFRYIVPFIVQFGLYISPVGFSSTIVPKQWRLLYSLNPIVGVIDGFRWAILGGESNLYLPGFLLSLGLVFLLFISGIWYFRKMERTFADVI encoded by the coding sequence ATGAGTAATACGAAAATTGTAGCTAAACAAGAGTTAGTGATTGAAGCTGGACGCACTGAGCAACAGTATTGGAAAGATATCTGGCGTTATAGAGAATTGTTTTATTTTCTGGCTTGGCGTGACATTTTAGTAAGATATAAACAAACTGCGATCGGTATTGCTTGGGCATTAATTCGTCCATTTCTAACGATGGTAGTCTTTTCAGTCGTATTTGGACAATTAGCAAAACTGCCTTCCCAGGGTGCGCCTTACCCAATTTTAGTATTTTCAGCAATGTTGCCTTGGCAATTTTTTGCTAATTCCCTTTCCGAGTGCAGTAATAGTTTGATTGGTAATGCCAATTTAATTTCAAAAGTATACTTTCCTCGCCTCATTGTTCCTACCAGTGCAGTGGTAGTTAGCTTTGTAGACTTCATGGTTTCAGGCATCATCCTACTAGGATTAATGGCTTGGTATAACTTTGTTCCTACTTGGCGAATTGTCACCTTACCATTTTTTATTGCTATTGCCTTTGCTGCTTCAATGGGTGCAGGGTTATGGCTGGCTTCTTTAAATGTTAAATACAGAGATTTCCGTTATATTGTCCCGTTTATTGTGCAGTTTGGATTATACATATCACCAGTAGGCTTTAGTAGCACCATAGTTCCAAAACAGTGGCGACTTTTGTACTCTTTAAACCCAATTGTTGGCGTAATTGACGGTTTTCGCTGGGCGATTTTAGGTGGAGAATCAAATTTATATTTACCTGGATTTTTGCTATCTTTGGGTTTAGTATTTCTATTATTTATAAGTGGAATTTGGTACTTCCGCAAAATGGAACGAACATTTGCTGATGTAATTTAA
- a CDS encoding glycosyltransferase family 4 protein: MKLNEWINHKFVPSISIPVESEPTPTVKSQKSIKLSVITQFFPPDYAATGQLIEELVKQLGQQGVNVEVFTSQPGYAFQSQTAPAVEWVDRIRIQRSRTAQLWSGRIRGKAVNGVLYTLRALLYLFRAWRRNNILLVTTAPPFLPIIGYLAYLLFRLPYVCILYDLYPDIAIALGVVSKNSWLVRLWNEINKQVWLKSKGIVVLSPAMKQKILAQCPEAADKIAVIHSWANPEAIVPIPKKENWFAHEYNLVNKFTVLYSGNMGRCHDIETMLEAAKQLQDEPIQFVCIGGGAKREELIKEVNRLGLDNFTFLPYQDKQVLPYSLTACDLSLVSVDAITEGLVVPSKLYSALAAGRPIAVICSQSSYLREMVAEANCGSTFENGDSQGLAQFIRFLSRDLQIGERMGKAGRQYLRSHFTPKVISQQYLRVLQQAISSDEFMPKSQSNVK, translated from the coding sequence ATGAAATTAAATGAATGGATTAATCACAAATTTGTACCCTCTATTTCTATTCCTGTAGAATCCGAACCTACACCAACTGTAAAAAGCCAGAAATCTATAAAGTTGTCTGTCATCACTCAGTTTTTCCCTCCTGATTATGCTGCTACAGGACAGTTGATTGAAGAACTCGTGAAACAGCTAGGGCAGCAAGGTGTAAATGTTGAGGTATTTACCAGTCAACCTGGTTATGCGTTTCAATCTCAGACTGCTCCTGCTGTTGAATGGGTTGACCGAATCAGAATTCAACGCTCACGGACTGCTCAACTTTGGTCTGGTAGAATTCGTGGTAAAGCTGTTAATGGTGTTCTATATACTTTACGTGCATTACTGTATCTGTTCCGAGCTTGGCGACGCAACAACATATTATTAGTTACCACAGCCCCACCATTCTTACCAATTATTGGATATTTAGCTTATTTATTATTTCGACTACCTTATGTCTGCATACTTTATGATCTCTACCCAGATATTGCGATCGCACTGGGAGTAGTTTCAAAAAATAGTTGGTTAGTGCGTTTGTGGAATGAAATTAACAAACAAGTTTGGTTAAAGTCTAAGGGGATTGTGGTACTTAGCCCCGCAATGAAGCAAAAAATATTAGCCCAGTGTCCAGAAGCGGCTGATAAAATTGCAGTAATACACAGTTGGGCTAACCCGGAAGCAATTGTGCCAATTCCGAAGAAGGAAAACTGGTTTGCCCACGAATACAATCTAGTTAACAAATTCACGGTGCTGTATTCTGGTAATATGGGGCGCTGCCATGATATAGAAACCATGTTGGAAGCAGCAAAACAATTACAAGATGAACCAATTCAGTTTGTCTGCATTGGAGGTGGTGCCAAACGTGAAGAATTAATCAAAGAAGTAAATCGTTTAGGACTAGACAATTTCACCTTCCTACCTTACCAAGATAAACAAGTCCTACCTTATTCCTTAACAGCCTGTGATTTATCATTAGTGAGTGTGGATGCAATCACAGAGGGTTTAGTTGTACCAAGCAAACTCTACTCGGCTTTAGCAGCAGGTAGACCAATTGCTGTAATTTGTTCCCAGTCTTCTTACCTTAGAGAAATGGTAGCAGAAGCTAACTGTGGAAGTACATTTGAGAATGGAGATAGTCAAGGGTTAGCGCAATTTATCCGTTTTCTCAGCCGTGATCTCCAAATAGGGGAACGTATGGGTAAAGCAGGCCGTCAGTATTTGCGATCGCACTTCACACCAAAAGTCATATCTCAACAATACTTACGTGTTCTGCAACAGGCAATATCATCTGATGAGTTTATGCCCAAATCTCAGAGCAATGTAAAGTAA
- a CDS encoding polysaccharide biosynthesis tyrosine autokinase, with amino-acid sequence MLPVLQQEGQRFLSVREAELTTQLQSLEVQSNEITKLATQVEQQRKQVPILARRYTEIQRKLQFANESLNRFLSNRENLQIQISQTELGWQLIQPPIQPSLVTASSRVRNLIIGFFISVAAGIGVALLLEKIDNSYHSVIKLKKKINFPLLGNVPFDNEVKALQSRTSKSKFSPIKIFNSLLEGGQDTNISIAQEYSSYSTEFLDALRFLYTNIQQIKPDSQVRSLVVSSVTSGDGKSIVAFYLAQTATAMGLRVLLVDANLRQPMVHNLANLKNLWGLSSLLSTNLPVSEVIHKLPSMEQLSLITAGPAPDDPIKLLASEKMKQLMADFQDDYDLVIYDAPHFFGLSDVSILSPYTDGVLMVVRVGKTDASVIEQALDYLRILPLNILGVVSNS; translated from the coding sequence TTGCTACCTGTCTTACAACAAGAAGGACAACGCTTTTTAAGCGTAAGAGAAGCAGAGTTAACAACTCAACTTCAATCCTTAGAAGTACAAAGCAACGAAATTACCAAACTCGCAACGCAAGTAGAGCAACAACGTAAGCAAGTGCCAATTTTAGCACGAAGATATACGGAAATCCAACGCAAATTACAGTTTGCGAATGAAAGTTTAAATCGTTTTTTATCAAACCGCGAGAATTTGCAAATCCAAATATCTCAAACAGAATTAGGATGGCAGTTAATCCAACCACCTATTCAGCCATCGCTTGTAACTGCTTCTAGTCGAGTGAGAAATTTAATTATAGGTTTCTTTATAAGTGTAGCAGCAGGCATTGGAGTTGCTTTATTACTAGAAAAAATAGATAACTCTTACCATAGTGTGATCAAATTAAAAAAGAAAATCAATTTTCCCTTATTGGGAAATGTGCCTTTTGATAATGAGGTTAAAGCCCTTCAATCTCGAACTTCCAAATCAAAGTTTTCTCCGATTAAAATATTTAATTCTTTACTAGAAGGTGGCCAAGATACAAATATTTCAATCGCTCAAGAATATAGCAGTTACTCAACTGAATTTTTAGATGCTTTAAGATTTCTCTATACAAATATTCAACAAATTAAACCTGATTCTCAGGTACGTTCTTTGGTTGTTAGTTCGGTTACATCTGGTGATGGAAAATCTATCGTGGCTTTTTATCTAGCCCAAACAGCTACAGCAATGGGGCTAAGAGTACTACTGGTAGATGCGAACCTTCGCCAACCGATGGTTCACAACCTAGCCAATTTAAAGAATTTATGGGGATTAAGTAGTCTACTATCCACAAATTTACCAGTCAGTGAAGTCATTCATAAACTACCTTCTATGGAGCAATTATCTTTGATTACGGCTGGCCCTGCACCTGATGATCCAATTAAATTACTAGCTTCTGAAAAAATGAAGCAGTTAATGGCAGATTTTCAGGATGATTATGATTTAGTCATCTATGATGCTCCTCACTTCTTTGGACTATCTGATGTTAGTATACTTTCACCTTATACAGATGGGGTTTTGATGGTGGTGAGGGTAGGCAAAACAGATGCCTCAGTGATAGAGCAAGCTTTAGATTATTTAAGGATTTTACCTTTGAATATACTAGGTGTGGTTAGTAACAGTTAA
- a CDS encoding cistern family PEP-CTERM protein codes for MKINSAFSALLAASSIAVASSVLAPAQAITITPTGATAGEPSGQTLYQAAISRTNDIGKSFDINWNLAPGSNTGKLSQPLSATSTWTITNFTTSALDLQIRLTNTTATTPQDIAARLTSMAFGVNPEANGIVFTKNDGITTDTDVFSAALTGLTAGNFNNIDIDVCFIGGNNCQGGGNGGLRSNQTDILNLKIKGNFTSDTAFLQFFAARFQTSQGSYVLAGNGTPGTPVPEPITMLGLGVGTVGLGALKRRYGNKKAKVTV; via the coding sequence ATGAAAATTAATTCAGCTTTTTCTGCTTTATTAGCAGCATCAAGCATTGCAGTTGCTAGTTCTGTGTTAGCTCCGGCTCAGGCGATTACTATCACACCAACAGGTGCTACAGCTGGGGAGCCTTCTGGTCAAACTTTGTATCAAGCCGCAATTTCTAGAACTAACGACATCGGCAAAAGTTTTGATATTAACTGGAATTTAGCACCAGGTTCAAATACGGGAAAGCTCTCACAGCCTTTAAGTGCTACTTCAACTTGGACAATTACTAACTTTACCACTTCTGCCTTAGATTTGCAGATTAGGCTGACAAACACAACTGCAACTACACCACAAGATATAGCTGCACGTTTGACTTCAATGGCATTTGGTGTCAACCCTGAAGCTAATGGTATCGTTTTTACTAAAAATGATGGTATTACTACTGACACGGATGTTTTCAGTGCTGCATTAACGGGACTTACAGCAGGAAATTTTAACAACATCGATATAGATGTTTGTTTTATTGGTGGTAATAACTGTCAAGGTGGTGGGAACGGAGGTTTGCGCTCAAATCAAACCGACATTCTTAACCTGAAAATAAAAGGAAACTTTACCTCAGATACAGCTTTTCTACAGTTTTTTGCTGCTAGGTTCCAAACTAGTCAAGGTAGCTATGTATTGGCAGGTAATGGAACCCCAGGAACACCAGTTCCCGAACCAATCACTATGCTCGGTCTTGGTGTAGGTACTGTAGGATTGGGTGCTTTAAAACGTAGATATGGCAACAAAAAAGCAAAAGTAACAGTTTAA
- a CDS encoding COR domain-containing protein: protein MENGREFRVNIWDFGGQEIYHATHQFFLTKRSLYALVADNRKEDTNFYRWLNVVELLSDSSPVLIVKNEKSDRTREINEPQLKGQFNNLKETLATNLAKNDQRLNNVIKEIKHQITSLPHLGTPLPKTWVKVRETLENDPRNYISLDEYLNICQQNGFTRHEDKLQLSGYLHDLGVCLHFQDDRILEKTLILKPKWGTDAVYRVLDDPQVINNLGKFTWEDLKKNLEGARI from the coding sequence ATGGAAAACGGGCGAGAATTTCGAGTTAACATCTGGGATTTTGGCGGGCAAGAAATTTACCATGCCACTCATCAATTTTTCCTCACTAAACGTTCTCTCTATGCTTTAGTTGCAGATAATCGCAAAGAAGACACCAATTTTTATCGCTGGCTGAATGTGGTGGAATTGCTCAGTGATAGCAGCCCAGTGCTAATCGTTAAAAATGAGAAGAGTGATAGAACCCGCGAAATTAATGAACCGCAATTAAAAGGGCAATTTAATAACCTCAAGGAAACCTTAGCAACCAATCTCGCTAAAAATGACCAACGTTTAAATAACGTCATCAAAGAAATTAAGCATCAAATTACGTCTTTACCTCACCTGGGTACACCACTACCTAAAACTTGGGTAAAAGTGAGAGAAACTTTAGAAAATGATCCACGTAATTACATCAGCTTGGATGAATATCTCAACATCTGCCAGCAAAATGGTTTTACCAGACATGAAGATAAATTGCAGTTAAGTGGTTATCTCCATGATTTAGGAGTTTGCTTACACTTTCAAGATGACCGCATATTAGAAAAGACTCTGATTCTCAAACCCAAGTGGGGTACTGATGCAGTTTACAGAGTTTTAGACGATCCCCAGGTAATTAATAACTTGGGCAAATTCACCTGGGAAGACTTAAAAAAAAATCTGGAAGGAGCAAGAATATGA
- a CDS encoding COR domain-containing protein yields the protein MINFKLCYEIPNHPQTYIAPQLLTAKQPHYKWKETNNLILRYTYDFMPEGIITQFIVAIHNLIDVMDKQQIVWKSGVILNKDETKAEVIEYYDKREIKIRVAGKHKRDVMRTVTDKLDEIHEPYERLKYDKLIPCNCLTCKDSQEPHFYKFENLRQRFVNQKYQIECDKPPYETVNVLSLIDDVMDRRELEQDKSRDSVSNSSFTFAGNIEKVVIQHLNEGNNIMTEPQKPDESSKSEVQVTLPWAFRNGMFYLFVCVVVFTIVGTLGGSLPFHYLALTIIGTGIFIILIGVLQLRQDDRLSEENFVELTVRVIKQFPLIGNLIESFKGNK from the coding sequence ATGATCAATTTCAAGCTATGTTACGAAATTCCTAATCATCCCCAAACCTACATTGCACCACAATTGTTAACAGCAAAACAACCGCATTATAAATGGAAAGAAACAAATAATCTTATCCTCCGCTACACCTACGACTTCATGCCCGAAGGTATTATTACTCAGTTTATTGTTGCTATACACAACTTAATTGATGTGATGGATAAACAACAAATTGTCTGGAAAAGTGGTGTCATTCTCAACAAAGACGAAACCAAAGCAGAGGTAATTGAATATTACGACAAGCGAGAAATTAAAATTCGAGTCGCAGGTAAACATAAAAGAGATGTGATGAGAACAGTTACAGATAAACTAGATGAAATTCATGAACCCTATGAGCGGCTTAAGTATGATAAATTAATTCCCTGCAATTGTCTCACCTGCAAAGATAGTCAAGAACCTCACTTTTATAAATTTGAGAATCTGCGGCAGCGTTTTGTCAATCAGAAATACCAAATTGAATGTGACAAACCACCTTATGAAACAGTCAATGTTTTGAGCCTAATTGACGACGTGATGGATAGAAGAGAACTAGAACAGGATAAAAGTAGAGATTCTGTGTCTAATTCTTCCTTCACCTTTGCCGGAAATATTGAAAAAGTTGTAATTCAGCATTTAAACGAAGGGAATAATATTATGACAGAGCCACAAAAACCAGATGAATCTTCTAAATCAGAAGTTCAAGTTACACTACCTTGGGCTTTTAGAAATGGAATGTTTTATTTATTTGTATGTGTAGTTGTCTTCACCATAGTTGGAACTTTGGGTGGTTCTCTACCGTTTCATTATTTAGCTTTAACTATTATCGGTACAGGTATATTTATTATCTTAATTGGTGTTCTGCAACTGCGACAAGATGACCGTCTCTCTGAGGAAAATTTTGTAGAGTTAACAGTAAGAGTAATAAAACAGTTTCCGTTAATTGGAAACCTGATTGAATCATTTAAAGGGAATAAATAA